A region of Salmo salar chromosome ssa17, Ssal_v3.1, whole genome shotgun sequence DNA encodes the following proteins:
- the LOC106575607 gene encoding reduced folate transporter, with protein MVDKDVMVSGDRVVEEEAELDQKENAPGEPDPEMALPPPEDPSDGQTKTARTWEWSVVFLCFYGFMGQLKPGEPFITPNLLSMEKNFTREQVTNEINPILSYSYMAVLVPVFLLTDVLRYKPVLVLSSLSHVAIWLLLLLGSSLLEMQFMEFFYGITMAARVAYSSYIFSLVTPELYQRVASYSRSCVLMGVFASSVLGQVLISVGRLSFATLSAVSLALVSFGLVLSCCLPWPKRSLFFNRAHHAAHRNLQEQAAAQSELARMKQGEAGLDSGDTPSLAPLSSGSSWRDSVFIQMLKELRNVPRRPSLRLWSLWWVFNSAGYYLVLLYVHVLWDKVYPATENKHVYNGGVEAVSTLLGAITSFAAGFVKIRWNVWSELVIGVITALQAGLLLLMGTTSNIWVCYVAYSLFKGFYQFLVPIAIFQIVSSLTKELCALMFGVNTFLATVQKTIITLIVSDKKGLGLDVHSQFLVYFFYFALLTVIYLGCAAWVIIRHYRNQSAGGGGDTHQATPTELCSVPSNPSETEPLSNGNNVKA; from the exons ATGGTGGACAAAGATGTTATGGTGAGTGGGGACAGGGTTGTGGAGGAAGAGGCTGAACTGGACCAGAAGGAGAACGCCCCTGGAGAGCCTGACCCTGAGATGGCACTTCCCCCACCTGAGGACCCCTCAGACGGCCAGACCAAGACAGCCCGGACCTGGGAGTGGTCGGTGGTGTTCCTGTGTTTCTATGGGTTTATGGGGCAGCTGAAGCCTGGGGAGCCCTTTATAACACCAAACCTGCTCAGCATGGAGAAGAACTTCACCAGGGAACAG GTGACCAATGAGATCAACCCGATCCTGTCCTACTCCTACATGGCGGTGCTGGTGCCAGTCTTCCTCCTGACAGACGTCCTGCGTTACAAGCCCGTCCTGGTCCTCTCCAGCCTCAGCCATGTGGCCATctggctcctcctcctcctgggctCCTCCCTCTTAGAGATGCAATTCATGGAGTTCTTCTACGGCATCACCATGGCAGCACGCGTGGCTTACTCCTCCTATATCTTCTCCCTGGTCACCCCAGAGCTCTACCAACGCGTGGCCAGCTACTCGCGCTCTTGCGTCCTCATGGGGGTGTTTGCCAGCTCGGTGCTGGGCCAGGTGCTGATATCCGTGGGCAGGCTCTCCTTCGCCACACTCAGTGCTGTCTCCTTAGCCTTGGTGTCCTTCGGCCTGGTGCTCTCCTGCTGCCTGCCCTGGCCCAAGAGGTCCCTGTTCTTCAACAGGGCCCACCACGCTGCCCATCGGAACCTCCAGGAGCAGGCTGCCGCCCAGTCGGAGCTAGCCAGGATGAAGCAGGGCGAAGCGGGCTTGGATTCAGGTGACACCCCCTCCCTGGCCCCTCTCAGCTCTGGTTCCTCCTGGAGGGACTCTGTGTTTATTCAGATGCTGAAGGAGCTGAGGAACGTGCCGCGGAGGCCCAGCCTGAGACTGTGGAGCCTGTGGTGGGTGTTCAACTCCGCTGGCTACTACCTGGTGCTGTTGTACGTCCATGTCCTGTGGGACAAGGTGTACCCCGCCACGGAGAACAAACACGTCTACAACGGAGGGGTGGAGGCTGTCTCCACGCTACTGG GTGCGATCACGTCGTTTGCAGCAGGCTTCGTGAAGATCCGCTGGAACGTGTGGTCTGAGCTGGTGATCGGCGTCATCACGGCTCTGCAGGCTGGCCTGCTGCTCCTCATGGGGACCACCAGCAACATCTGGGTCTGCTATGTGGCCTACTCCCTCTTCAAGGGTTTCTACCAGTTCCTCGTGCCAATCGCCAT TTTCCAGATCGTCTCGTCGCTCACCAAGGAGCTGTGTGCCCTGATGTTTGGGGTCAACACTTTCCTGGCGACCGTTCAGAAGACCATCATCACCCTCATCGTCTCTGACAAGAAGGGTCTGGGACTAGACGTGCACTCCCAG TTCCTGGTCTACTTCTTCTACTTTGCCTTGCTGACGGTCATCTACCTGGGCTGTGCTGCCTGGGTCATCATTCGCCACTACAGGAACCAATCGGCAGGAGGGGGAGGGGACACACACCAGGCCACGCCCACTGAGCTATGTTCCGTACCATCAAACCCCTCGGAGACGGAACCACTGTCCAATGGGAACAACGTGAAGGCCTGA